Proteins encoded in a region of the Acidobacteriota bacterium genome:
- the serS gene encoding serine--tRNA ligase, with protein MLDVHFVRENFDQVRERLSTRNFDPAALEDFQKLDAERRALIRDRDELNASSNRLSKEVGALMREGKKEGAEAKKAESRSLGDKIKAAEVRVEELENEFRNILTRVPNLAHESVPVGKDESANAEVRRWGTPRDFAAEGFAPKDHVDIGTALGILDQDRAAKVTGARFSVLSGVGAKLERALIAFMLDLHTTEHGYREMLPPFMVNADSLFGTGQLPKFEQDLFKLRFERDYYLVPTAEVPLTNLHRDEILDEKDLTISYTAYTPCFRSEAGSYGRDVRGLIRQHQFDKVELVKLTKPEDSYAALEELTGNAETVLQRLELPYRTVVLSTGDMGFSSAKTYDIEVWLPSQNTYREISSCSNCEAFQARRAQIRFKREGKSKTEFVHTLNGSGLAVGRTWLAILENYQQADGSVKVPKALVSYLGTEVIK; from the coding sequence ATGCTCGATGTACATTTTGTCCGTGAGAATTTCGATCAAGTGCGCGAACGGCTCAGCACGCGCAACTTCGATCCGGCGGCGCTGGAAGATTTCCAGAAGCTAGACGCCGAACGCCGCGCCTTGATTCGCGACCGCGACGAACTCAACGCCAGCAGCAACCGCCTCAGCAAGGAAGTCGGCGCGTTGATGCGCGAAGGCAAAAAAGAAGGAGCCGAAGCCAAAAAGGCCGAATCGCGCAGCCTGGGCGATAAAATCAAAGCCGCCGAGGTTCGCGTTGAAGAACTGGAAAACGAATTCCGCAACATTTTGACGCGCGTGCCGAATCTGGCGCACGAATCGGTTCCAGTCGGCAAAGACGAATCCGCCAACGCCGAAGTCCGCCGTTGGGGAACGCCGCGTGATTTCGCCGCTGAAGGCTTCGCGCCAAAAGATCACGTGGACATTGGCACAGCGCTTGGCATTTTGGATCAGGATCGAGCGGCCAAAGTCACGGGCGCGCGTTTTTCGGTGCTAAGCGGCGTTGGCGCAAAGCTCGAACGCGCGCTGATCGCGTTCATGCTCGACCTGCACACGACGGAACACGGATACCGCGAAATGCTTCCGCCGTTTATGGTCAACGCCGACAGTTTGTTCGGCACAGGACAGTTGCCAAAATTCGAGCAGGATTTGTTCAAGCTGCGGTTTGAGCGCGACTATTATCTGGTTCCGACCGCCGAAGTCCCGCTGACCAATCTGCACCGCGACGAAATTCTGGACGAAAAAGATTTGACGATCAGCTACACGGCGTACACGCCATGTTTTCGTTCGGAGGCGGGCAGCTACGGACGCGATGTGCGCGGGCTGATTCGCCAGCACCAATTCGACAAAGTTGAATTGGTCAAGCTAACCAAACCTGAAGATTCGTACGCCGCGCTGGAAGAACTGACCGGCAACGCCGAAACCGTTTTGCAACGTTTGGAATTGCCATATCGCACGGTCGTGCTTTCGACCGGCGACATGGGCTTTTCGTCGGCCAAAACCTACGACATCGAAGTCTGGCTGCCGAGCCAGAACACCTACCGCGAAATTTCGTCCTGCTCGAACTGCGAAGCCTTCCAGGCGCGCCGCGCACAGATTCGCTTCAAACGCGAAGGCAAATCGAAAACCGAATTTGTTCACACGCTGAATGGATCGGGGTTGGCGGTGGGAAGAACCTGGCTGGCAATTCTGGAAAATTACCAGCAAGCGGATGGTTCGGTGAAAGTGCCGAAGGCGCTGGTTTCCTATCTCGGAACCGAAGTCATCAAATAA